The genome window AGTCTCTAGAACTTCATCACAATCACCGCAAGGAAAGGTACCAACTTCGTGCGACTGAACATGTGTTCTAAAACGCGATTTAGATACAAAAGCTTTGCCACAGGCATCACAAATATAGTTTTGGTAATGACTGTTTATATGTTCATTGATTTTAGCAAAGCTTGTGAAATACAGCGGACATTGTTGACAATTAAATCTATCTGCTTCAAGTTTGAAAGGAAGAACGCCATCATTAAAATCAGTATGAAACGGTTTCTCGTGGTCAGATATCAAATGAGTTTTCAAAGTATCAATGCTTTCGATTGCATGGTTACACAATCTACATTGTAAGTTCGTAACATCTACTTTAACCATGTTATTTTCTGTTAGTTTTGAGAAAATTCTATTTGTTGGGGCATCTTTTAAATGGAGGGAAAGTACATGATCACGTAAGAGTAAGGgctccacaaatttcaaatcgcAATATGAGCAGTAAAATGCGCTTTGGAACCAACGGAAGGCCCATGCAGTGGAACTTTCGAGAATGGTCATCGCGTTTTTGCGCATCATCGTTTTAGCTATGCGTTTCTCGGATTCTTCGGGTAGTTCGTTGTTGGCTCGCCGTCTGCGACGCA of Maniola hyperantus chromosome 26, iAphHyp1.2, whole genome shotgun sequence contains these proteins:
- the LOC117994470 gene encoding telomere zinc finger-associated protein-like, encoding MRRRRRANNELPEESEKRIAKTMMRKNAMTILESSTAWAFRWFQSAFYCSYCDLKFVEPLLLRDHVLSLHLKDAPTNRIFSKLTENNMVKVDVTNLQCRLCNHAIESIDTLKTHLISDHEKPFHTDFNDGVLPFKLEADRFNCQQCPLYFTSFAKINEHINSHYQNYICDACGKAFVSKSRFRTHVQSHEVGTFPCGDCDEVLETRAARMCHRLRVHKKGVRYTCPRCPEVFTTYYARAKHLVEGHDQQKRHYECSACGKLFETSCKRAAHIRFTHKPIEKRYECPHCSWYFLSKSKLKRHVVTHEHVQNTEENYSND